From the genome of Nitrosopumilus sp., one region includes:
- a CDS encoding exosome complex exonuclease Rrp41, with translation MGGRDATMVLLDENGIRCDGRKVDEPRRIMIKAGGLKNANGSAYIEFGDNKILVGVFGPRDVHPKHMSNTDTGILRVRYHMEPFSVGDRKNPAPSRREIEISKVIKEALEPAVMLQKFPRTAVDVFIEVLQADGGTRCAALSAASVALADAGIPMRDMVAGCASGKVADTIVLDVNNEEDQAGQADMPIGYMPSLEKITLLQLDGVLTPEEYKKCVDVGVQGCKIVYDIQKKALKDKYFGKGDD, from the coding sequence ATGGGCGGAAGAGACGCAACAATGGTCCTATTGGACGAGAATGGTATTCGTTGTGATGGCCGCAAGGTTGACGAGCCACGAAGAATCATGATAAAAGCTGGTGGATTAAAAAATGCCAATGGTTCTGCTTACATAGAATTTGGTGATAATAAGATATTAGTTGGTGTTTTTGGCCCTAGGGATGTACATCCAAAACATATGTCGAATACTGATACCGGAATTTTACGAGTTAGGTATCATATGGAGCCCTTTTCTGTTGGTGATAGAAAAAACCCTGCACCTTCAAGAAGAGAAATTGAAATTTCTAAAGTAATCAAAGAAGCATTAGAACCTGCAGTAATGTTGCAAAAATTCCCAAGAACTGCAGTTGATGTCTTCATTGAAGTGTTACAAGCAGATGGTGGGACTAGGTGTGCTGCCCTTTCAGCAGCTTCCGTTGCATTAGCTGATGCTGGAATTCCAATGAGGGATATGGTTGCAGGATGTGCTTCAGGTAAAGTTGCAGATACTATTGTTCTTGATGTTAATAATGAAGAAGATCAGGCCGGTCAAGCAGACATGCCAATAGGTTATATGCCAAGTCTGGAAAAAATTACATTATTACAATTAGATGGTGTTCTAACTCCTGAAGAATACAAGAAATGTGTGGATGTTGGAGTTCAAGGATGTAAGATTGTTTATGATATCCAAAAGAAAGCACTTAAAGACAAATATTTCGGAAAGGGGGATGACTAG
- a CDS encoding exosome complex protein Rrp42 has product MASTSVIDELKKSQIIELLEQGKRIDGRALDEPREISIETNAIPKANGSARVFLGDTEVVCGVKIQPDRPFPDTGDKGLFICTAELLPLSHPTVETGPPQPHVIELARVVDRGIRESHMVDVSQLVIEKDKSVIGVFADNVVVDYDGNLFDACSYASTAALLTSKTPKWDWVDDKPTLVEGGESVLPTSTIPVSVTMGKIGNHIVVDPNGDEWASMDARITITSDSDGNICALQKGGSNGFTQDEINQCGEISVRVGAKIREKLEEVQKGSQ; this is encoded by the coding sequence TTGGCATCCACTTCTGTTATTGACGAATTGAAGAAGTCTCAAATAATTGAATTATTGGAACAGGGAAAACGAATAGACGGTCGTGCTCTGGATGAACCACGTGAAATCTCAATTGAAACTAATGCTATTCCTAAAGCAAATGGTTCAGCAAGAGTTTTCCTTGGTGATACTGAAGTTGTTTGTGGAGTAAAAATTCAACCTGATAGGCCATTTCCTGATACTGGAGACAAGGGTCTTTTCATTTGTACTGCTGAACTCTTACCTCTTTCACATCCTACTGTTGAAACTGGACCACCACAACCTCATGTAATTGAGTTGGCACGAGTTGTTGACAGGGGAATTAGAGAAAGTCATATGGTCGATGTCTCTCAATTGGTAATTGAGAAAGACAAATCTGTAATTGGTGTATTTGCTGATAATGTGGTTGTTGATTATGATGGAAATTTGTTTGACGCATGTTCTTATGCTTCTACAGCTGCATTGCTCACATCAAAAACCCCGAAATGGGATTGGGTTGACGATAAACCCACACTTGTTGAGGGTGGTGAATCTGTCTTGCCTACAAGTACGATTCCTGTATCTGTGACAATGGGAAAAATTGGAAATCATATAGTCGTTGATCCTAATGGTGATGAATGGGCAAGTATGGATGCTCGTATTACCATTACAAGTGACTCTGATGGTAATATTTGTGCTCTACAAAAGGGAGGTAGCAATGGGTTCACCCAGGATGAAATCAATCAATGTGGTGAAATCTCTGTACGTGTAGGTGCAAAAATAAGAGAAAAATTAGAAGAAGTACAAAAAGGAAGTCAATAA
- a CDS encoding 50S ribosomal protein L37 translates to MVKHSKAKKALKGLGARYGIKLRKQYSKVHYTLKEKRTCPECGSQTFGRDAVGIWSCKKCSYKVAGTAYDIKL, encoded by the coding sequence ATGGTTAAACATTCAAAAGCAAAAAAAGCCCTTAAGGGATTGGGTGCTCGTTATGGAATTAAACTTAGAAAACAATATTCAAAAGTCCATTACACGTTAAAAGAAAAAAGAACTTGTCCTGAGTGCGGTTCACAAACGTTTGGAAGGGATGCCGTTGGTATTTGGTCTTGTAAAAAATGCAGCTATAAGGTAGCTGGAACTGCGTATGACATTAAGCTTTAG
- a CDS encoding matrixin family metalloprotease codes for MKMQDVFCALEETSEGVVEFIESEQYEWPHKWDKSVITYAVIEGTKDAGIFSKLRKAVGLSFRTWELRIPIKFKRVKKSQNPDITIEFVNDPNQDEYFKDRKTVLAYAYYPKTRFQGVVRFNDYAYHWSDDGKNIKVKSDGITIHMRTYNVIHVLIHELGHSLGLSHDETNPGIDVMDPYYNGKITLSESDIYRIVKKYGNRIYSKWSMFSRRLRHLTYRKKNLV; via the coding sequence TTGAAAATGCAAGATGTATTTTGTGCACTAGAGGAAACCTCAGAAGGAGTAGTTGAATTTATAGAATCCGAACAATACGAATGGCCTCACAAATGGGACAAATCTGTAATTACATATGCTGTTATAGAGGGAACTAAAGATGCAGGGATATTTTCAAAACTTCGCAAGGCAGTAGGTCTATCATTTAGAACATGGGAATTGCGAATTCCGATTAAATTTAAACGTGTTAAAAAATCACAAAATCCTGATATTACAATTGAATTTGTAAATGATCCAAACCAAGATGAATATTTCAAAGATAGAAAAACAGTACTTGCGTATGCATATTATCCAAAAACTCGTTTTCAGGGAGTAGTAAGATTCAACGATTATGCATATCATTGGTCTGATGATGGTAAAAATATCAAAGTCAAATCAGATGGCATAACCATCCACATGCGTACCTATAATGTAATTCATGTATTAATTCATGAATTAGGTCATTCTTTGGGGCTATCCCATGATGAAACCAACCCAGGTATAGATGTGATGGACCCATATTATAATGGTAAAATCACTCTTTCAGAATCTGATATTTATAGAATAGTAAAAAAATATGGAAATCGGATTTATTCAAAATGGAGTATGTTTTCTAGACGATTAAGACATTTGACATATAGGAAAAAAAATCTGGTTTAA